One window from the genome of Alosa alosa isolate M-15738 ecotype Scorff River chromosome 15, AALO_Geno_1.1, whole genome shotgun sequence encodes:
- the si:ch211-137a8.2 gene encoding LOW QUALITY PROTEIN: uncharacterized protein si:ch211-137a8.2 (The sequence of the model RefSeq protein was modified relative to this genomic sequence to represent the inferred CDS: deleted 1 base in 1 codon): MPGEESPPASAPITLETSTLTPVPITLETSSLTPVPITWETSTLTPVPITLETSTLTPVPITWETSSLTPVPITWETSTLTPVPITRETSSPGSRDLDGTLPPSSSPPPLHPERLDLYLEPTRALSQPDSPKEWPWPGPLCQDGSLSLEGQLERRWLQWYEFMTDRSHLEDWLQRAEQTAAAPNTCHVPHAVAKEELNKFQALQAECQTRVAQLDSLTLRSRSLLRLFDGAMRARLVAMTKDCSQRWDRLTEAVECICRRLRHCVSQREAFDRQREDMGIWLADMDLQLTEVEHCSTNTTLTKMHQLQSFQEAVAENASRLSGLLELGEALIQRSEPCDAQTIESQLQELLLYCAHVFEGVGRLHTRLLSMRLVFEEDWALASHVDSGCPSETAPDDEEPCDWTSPSKPKAGPVHSSPDHLLLEWDPSVDIGGSVSHDDADSCYFSTITGGTLVEELLDRITAGRRKSRLSSNGPCQHAAPKETYQTDSSYFLLTQVCASRGEGTVPVPRAPAITPSGLSDRSSGSDGGSDGGSIHERHALRHTSTPAPAGPGRAPEPVTYDPERISAWLGQAGCHIAKAPERGPFSKSVQTEDILEDQACAALHTPIQPAMSRDFSLHSDWTSPSHPSQSQRLEEGPFCPDHQADEEEEEEEEEEEERPLLKPCASWWSEVSAARLRGSQGPVCAARLPAGRPAGARSGRLVPRGGCHRANGQTRSFHLALRYVNGPPPT; the protein is encoded by the exons ATGCCAGGAGAGGAGAGCCCCCCTGCATCCGCGCCCATCACCCTGGAGACCAGCACCCTAACACCCGTACCCATCACCCTGGAGACCAGCAGCCTAACACCCGTACCCATCACCTGGGAGACCAGCACCCTAACACCCGTACCCATCACCCTGGAGACCAGCACCCTAACACCCGTACCCATCACCTGGGAGACCAGCAGCCTAACACCCGTACCCATCACCTGGGAGACCAGCACCCTAACACCCGTACCCATCACCCGGGAGACCAGCAGCCCAGGGTCCAGAGACCTGGATGGGACACtgccaccctcctcctccccccctccgcTCCACCCTGAAAGGCTGGACCTGTACCTGGAGCCCACCAGGGCACTGAGCCAGCCGGACAGCCCAAAGGAGTGGCCCTGGCCTGGGCCCCTGTGCCAGGATGGGTCCCTCTCTCTGGAGGGCCA GCTGGAGCGGCGCTGGCTGCAGTGGTATGAGTTTATGACCGATCGTTCTCACCTGGAGGACTGGCTCCAAAGGGCCGAACAGACGGCCGCCGCCCCTAACACCTGTCACGTCCCACACGCTGTCGCCAAGGAGGAACTCAACAAGTTCCAG GCCCTGCAGGCTGAGTGTCAGACTCGCGTGGCCCAGCTGGACTCTCTGACCCTGCGGAGTCGCTCCCTGCTGCGCCTCTTTGACGGAGCCATGCGGGCACGGCTGGTTGCCATGACGAAGGACTGCAGCCAGCGCTGGGACCGCCTCACCGAGGCTGTCGAGTGCATTTGCCGACGGCTACGG CACTGCGTGTCCCAGAGGGAGGCGTTTGACCGCCAGCGGGAGGACATGGGCATTTGGCTGGCAGACATGGACCTGCAGCTGACCGAGGTCGAGCACTGCTCCACCAACACTACCCTCACCAAGATGCACCAGCTCCAG agcttcCAGGAGGCTGTGGCGGAGAACGCATCGCGCCTAAGTGGACTCCTAGAGTTGGGCGAGGCTCTGATCCAGCGCAGCGAGCCGTGCGACGCCCAGACCATCGAGAGTCAGCTGCAGGAGCTGCTCCTCTACTGCGCACACGTGTTTGAGGGAGTGGGCCGTCTACACACACGCCTGCTCAGTATGAGACTG gtgtTTGAGGAGGACTGGGCTTTGGCTTCACATGTGGACTCCGGGTGCCCGTCAGAAACGGCCCCTGATGACGAGGAGCCCTGTGATTGGACGAGCCCCTCCAAGCCCAAGGCCGGCCCTGTCCACTCCTCTCCGGACCACCTCCTGCTGGAGTGGGACCCTTCAGTGGACATTGGCGGCTCCGTATCCCACGACGACGCAGACTCCTGCTACTTCAGCACCATCACAG GCGGGACTCTGGTGGAGGAACTTCTGGACCGAATCACCGCTGGCAGGAGGAAATCTCGCCTGAGCTCCAACGGTCCTTGCCAGCATGCAGCACCCaag GAGACTTATCAGACTGACTCGAGCTACTTCCTCCTCACACAGGTGTGTGCGAGCAGAGGTGAGGGCACCGTGCCAGTCCCACGAGCACCTGCGATTACTCCCTCAG GCCTTAGTGACCGCAGCAGTGGCAGTGAtggtggtagtgatggtggCAGCATCCACGAGCGACATGCCCTACGCCACACCTCCACCCCCGCCCCCGCTGGACCCGGGCGCGCTCCAGAGCCGGTGACCTATGACCCGGAGCGCATCAGCGCGTGGCTGGGTCAGGCGGGGTGCCATATTGCCAAGGCACCCGAGAGAGGGCCCTTCTCCAAGTCTGTCCAAACGGAGGACATTTTGGAG GACCAGGCATGTGCCGCCCTCCACACCCCCATCCAGCCAGCCATGTCACGTGACTTCTCGCTCCACTCTGATTGGACGAGCCCCTCACATCCCTCCCAGTCACAG cGTCTGGAGGAAGGGCCCTTCTGCCCTGACCATCAGGcggatgaagaggaagaggaggaggaggaggaggaagaagagaggccCCTTCTGAAACcctg TGCCTCCTGGTGGTCGGAGGTCTCCGCTGCGCGGCTGCGAGGTTCCCAGGGTCCTGTTTGTGCTGCTCGGCTTCCTGCTGGTCGTCCTGCTGGGGCTCGGAGTGGCCGCCTGGTACCCCGAGGTGGC TGTCACCGTGCCAACGGACAGACGCGCTCCTTCCACCTGGCACTGCGCTATGTCAATGGACCCCCGCCCACCTGA